A part of Bosea sp. (in: a-proteobacteria) genomic DNA contains:
- a CDS encoding alpha-D-ribose 1-methylphosphonate 5-triphosphate diphosphatase: MTMAQIFANAEIVTREDRFRGYLVVENGLISEVGAGAAPEKGIDLGGDFLLPGLIEIHTDHLEAHFMPRPKVEWNAASAVLAYDAQIAASGITTVFDSLRIGIDEHESKAGVSARVAEFAELIAQASAAGHLRCNHLTHIRCEVPARDVVDELKLFLDRFPVQLISLMDHTPGQRQFRDLDKYFTYYGGRTGKSDAEVREVVARRQSTGGQRAEHNRPLIVAMAAAQGIKLASHDDTTLDEVARSHAEGVSVAEFPTTLDAAAASQEAGMSTVMGAPNVVRGGSHSGNVAARELADAGLLNMLSSDYVPASLLLGAFQLADSPRIDGLPGAVRLVTSNPAAALALSDRGEIAKGKRADLIRVTGSASAPVVRTVWRAGERVA; this comes from the coding sequence ATGACCATGGCGCAGATATTTGCCAATGCCGAGATCGTTACGCGCGAAGACCGCTTTCGGGGCTATCTCGTTGTCGAGAACGGACTGATCAGCGAGGTTGGCGCCGGCGCGGCGCCCGAGAAAGGCATCGATCTCGGCGGTGATTTTCTTCTGCCCGGCCTGATCGAGATCCATACCGATCATCTGGAGGCGCATTTCATGCCGCGCCCGAAGGTGGAATGGAATGCGGCAAGCGCTGTGCTTGCCTACGACGCGCAGATCGCTGCTTCTGGCATCACGACGGTGTTCGATTCACTGCGCATCGGGATCGACGAGCACGAGTCGAAGGCCGGCGTGAGCGCAAGGGTCGCCGAGTTTGCGGAGCTGATCGCCCAGGCCTCGGCCGCAGGGCATCTGCGTTGCAATCACCTGACCCACATACGCTGCGAGGTCCCGGCAAGGGACGTGGTGGACGAACTCAAGCTGTTCCTCGACCGTTTCCCTGTGCAGTTGATCTCGCTGATGGACCACACGCCCGGCCAGCGCCAGTTCCGTGACCTCGACAAATACTTCACCTACTACGGCGGCAGGACCGGCAAATCCGACGCCGAGGTTCGTGAAGTGGTGGCGCGGCGCCAGAGCACCGGCGGCCAGCGCGCCGAGCACAACCGCCCCCTGATCGTGGCGATGGCCGCAGCCCAGGGGATCAAGCTCGCAAGCCATGACGACACGACACTCGATGAGGTTGCGCGTTCGCATGCGGAAGGCGTGAGCGTCGCCGAGTTTCCAACCACGCTTGATGCGGCGGCCGCCTCCCAGGAGGCTGGCATGTCCACAGTGATGGGCGCGCCCAATGTCGTGCGCGGCGGCTCGCATTCCGGCAACGTGGCGGCGCGGGAACTGGCCGACGCCGGCCTGCTCAACATGCTCTCCTCGGACTATGTCCCGGCAAGCCTGCTGCTCGGCGCCTTTCAGTTGGCGGATAGCCCGAGAATCGACGGCCTGCCTGGCGCCGTCCGGCTGGTCACGTCCAATCCCGCCGCCGCACTCGCCCTTTCCGACCGGGGCGAGATCGCGAAAGGCAAACGCGCGGACCTGATCAGGGTCACGGGCTCGGCTTCTGCGCCCGTGGTCCGCACCGTCTGGCGGGCTGGCGAGCGTGTGGCGTAA
- the phnN gene encoding phosphonate metabolism protein/1,5-bisphosphokinase (PRPP-forming) PhnN, translated as MTIGGHGSLVGQAAPVAQPGAGVFVAVAGPSGAGKDSLIAGARHVFAGDERIVFARRVITRPPDDSEPYESATPLAFRLRAESGGFALWWSANGLEYGLPASLLDDFAHGRVIVANVSRDMTPMVRSRFSRALVVHVTASSETLAARLEQRGREPADQREHRLARALLKDQSVEADIRIENDGALHHSIDAFVAALRSLLAR; from the coding sequence ATGACGATCGGGGGGCACGGGTCACTCGTCGGTCAGGCCGCTCCGGTGGCGCAGCCTGGCGCAGGAGTTTTCGTCGCAGTCGCCGGACCAAGCGGCGCAGGGAAAGACAGCCTGATCGCAGGAGCGAGGCATGTCTTTGCCGGTGATGAACGCATCGTCTTTGCACGGCGCGTGATCACGCGGCCGCCTGATGACAGCGAGCCCTATGAAAGCGCCACGCCGCTGGCTTTCCGCCTCAGAGCCGAGAGTGGAGGCTTCGCGCTATGGTGGTCGGCCAACGGCCTGGAGTACGGGCTTCCGGCCTCCCTTCTCGACGATTTCGCGCACGGTCGGGTCATCGTGGCGAATGTCTCACGCGACATGACGCCGATGGTGCGCAGCCGTTTCTCCAGGGCGCTGGTCGTTCATGTCACAGCCTCGTCCGAGACCCTTGCCGCACGCCTTGAACAGCGCGGCCGCGAGCCTGCGGACCAGCGTGAGCATCGCCTGGCCCGCGCCCTGCTCAAGGATCAGTCTGTCGAGGCCGACATCCGCATCGAGAATGACGGGGCGCTGCATCACAGCATCGACGCTTTTGTCGCCGCGCTCAGATCCCTGCTGGCGAGATAG
- a CDS encoding DUF1045 domain-containing protein yields MMSHPRYAIYLAPPVDAPLWAFGSKVLGHDAATGKDLQGFAPRGIDPAAWRRITMRPRQYGFHATLKAPFHLAAGKSLEDLQCKLSAFAAARDAFDLGPLAVTAIADGSGHGFAALTQTLPSAPLAELEMATVCAFDDFRSPMTAADRAARRPERLSPRQRDALDRFGYPFVGPDFRFHMTLTGEVADVHDIADMLADAMANEIGTAFLKVDALVLFEQPESGANFRIIQRADMRESD; encoded by the coding sequence ATCATGTCCCATCCGCGCTACGCCATCTATCTCGCGCCGCCCGTAGATGCCCCGCTCTGGGCCTTCGGCTCAAAGGTGCTCGGCCATGACGCCGCCACCGGCAAGGACCTGCAGGGCTTCGCGCCACGCGGAATCGACCCTGCCGCCTGGCGCAGGATCACGATGCGGCCGCGCCAATATGGATTTCACGCAACGCTGAAGGCGCCTTTTCATCTGGCTGCCGGCAAGAGTCTTGAAGACCTTCAGTGCAAGCTGTCCGCCTTCGCTGCCGCTAGAGACGCCTTCGATCTCGGCCCCCTGGCTGTCACCGCCATCGCCGATGGATCGGGCCATGGTTTCGCTGCGCTGACGCAGACCTTGCCATCTGCTCCGTTGGCGGAGCTGGAGATGGCTACGGTTTGCGCCTTCGATGATTTTCGGAGCCCGATGACGGCGGCCGATCGTGCAGCAAGACGGCCCGAGCGCCTGAGCCCGCGCCAGCGTGACGCGCTGGACCGCTTCGGTTATCCGTTCGTCGGGCCCGACTTTCGCTTCCACATGACGTTGACCGGAGAAGTCGCCGACGTGCATGACATCGCCGACATGCTGGCGGACGCGATGGCCAACGAGATCGGCACTGCGTTCCTGAAGGTCGACGCGCTCGTCCTGTTCGAGCAGCCAGAGAGCGGCGCAAACTTCCGGATCATTCAGCGTGCAGATATGCGCGAGTCTGATTAG
- a CDS encoding amino acid permease, with translation MSEQPVRLARAIGLGPAVLYGLGITIGAGIYVLVGLAAGRSGAHAPLAFLIAALVMGFSAASFAELGTRLPVAASEAAYVEEAFRRKRLGFAVGLLCIATSTVSAATIAVGASGYLSVFLPLPQPVLIAGIVLGLGALAMRATLQAIGIAGGMTLIEVGGLAVIIVAGLATLDLGPPLAAIIPGVQDGGAWAGLASTALLAVFAFIGFEHLVNISEEMKDQRRTLPRALFITLGLTTLFYALVVLIAVTAVPSAELAASPAPLALVFQRLTGWPLWLMSLVAVAATLNGVLVNMIVIARVVYGLADRGQLPAALGKVDPTSRAPVTATVAGVCAILALSLAVPLSGLADIASTGTLIVFVVINIALIAIKAREDKPPTGVFVCPTVVPYAGAIASAGLLGADLWGRL, from the coding sequence ATGTCTGAGCAGCCGGTTCGTCTCGCCCGCGCGATCGGCCTCGGCCCGGCGGTGCTCTATGGGCTGGGCATCACCATCGGGGCCGGGATCTATGTGCTTGTCGGCCTTGCCGCTGGCCGGTCGGGCGCCCATGCGCCGCTTGCCTTCCTCATCGCCGCGCTGGTTATGGGCTTCTCGGCGGCCAGCTTCGCGGAATTGGGCACGCGTCTGCCAGTGGCGGCCAGCGAGGCGGCCTATGTCGAGGAAGCCTTTCGCCGCAAGCGGCTGGGGTTTGCGGTCGGCCTGCTCTGCATCGCCACATCCACGGTTTCCGCCGCGACCATTGCGGTCGGTGCATCGGGCTATCTCAGCGTCTTCCTGCCGCTGCCGCAGCCTGTCCTCATCGCCGGCATCGTGCTTGGGCTCGGCGCGCTGGCCATGCGCGCGACGCTTCAGGCCATCGGCATCGCCGGCGGAATGACGTTGATCGAGGTTGGCGGCCTTGCCGTCATCATCGTCGCCGGGCTGGCAACGCTCGATCTCGGGCCGCCGCTGGCGGCCATCATTCCGGGCGTGCAGGACGGAGGCGCCTGGGCGGGCTTGGCCTCGACAGCGCTGCTGGCGGTGTTCGCCTTCATCGGCTTCGAGCATCTGGTCAACATCTCCGAGGAGATGAAGGATCAGCGCCGCACCTTGCCGAGAGCGCTCTTCATCACGCTCGGACTGACGACCCTGTTCTACGCCCTCGTCGTGCTGATAGCGGTGACGGCCGTGCCGTCCGCCGAGCTTGCGGCGTCGCCTGCGCCTCTGGCGCTGGTGTTTCAGCGGCTCACGGGCTGGCCGCTCTGGCTGATGAGCCTTGTGGCGGTGGCCGCGACGCTCAACGGTGTGCTCGTCAACATGATCGTTATCGCCCGGGTGGTGTATGGACTCGCCGATCGCGGGCAATTGCCGGCGGCGCTCGGCAAGGTGGACCCAACAAGCCGCGCTCCTGTGACGGCCACTGTCGCCGGGGTTTGCGCGATCCTTGCGCTCTCGCTGGCTGTGCCGCTCTCGGGCCTTGCTGACATCGCCTCGACCGGAACGCTGATCGTGTTCGTGGTCATCAACATCGCGCTGATCGCCATCAAGGCGCGGGAGGACAAGCCCCCGACCGGGGTTTTCGTGTGTCCGACAGTGGTGCCCTATGCTGGCGCCATCGCAAGCGCGGGCCTGCTGGGCGCCGATCTATGGGGACGACTTTGA
- a CDS encoding FAD-dependent oxidoreductase, with the protein MIRPPVLIAGAGIAGLTAAIALARAGVEALLVERRPGFTEVGAGLQLSPNASSVLHRLGLAPAVARHAVAPRRLDIRSWDKPRSFAGMPMQEAAEPDGAPFWCLRRADLQTALLDQARMMHGIRLMVGRRIVALTQDGRDIAVTVETERGSSETLQASALIGADGIWSDVRRLLGDAGQPAFTGHEAWRTLIPADAAAEFAHMPAVNLWLGRQGHAVHYPVAAGRFINLVLIRKGGPAREGWTREGDRSEVQAMLAGAAKPLKALGAAAEGWQVWSLFDRPAAAMAKGRAALIGDAAHPVLPFLAQGAALAIEDAGLLAALLAPALAAAQEGAIEAALGRFATLRRQRAARVQETARSNGRIYHAGFPLAVARDLVLRRLGDEGMRKRYGWLYGWRMDAS; encoded by the coding sequence ATGATCAGACCCCCTGTCCTGATCGCCGGGGCCGGCATTGCCGGCCTCACGGCCGCCATCGCGCTGGCGCGGGCCGGTGTGGAGGCGCTGCTTGTCGAGCGCAGGCCCGGCTTCACGGAAGTGGGCGCCGGGCTTCAACTGTCCCCCAACGCCAGCAGCGTGCTGCACAGGCTCGGGCTGGCGCCGGCCGTCGCGCGCCATGCCGTAGCGCCGCGCCGGCTCGACATTCGCAGCTGGGACAAGCCGCGCAGCTTTGCCGGCATGCCGATGCAGGAGGCGGCCGAACCTGACGGCGCGCCCTTCTGGTGCCTGCGCCGTGCCGATCTCCAGACAGCCCTTCTCGACCAGGCGCGGATGATGCACGGCATCCGGCTCATGGTGGGCCGCCGCATCGTGGCGCTGACGCAAGATGGCAGGGATATCGCCGTGACCGTCGAGACGGAGCGGGGGAGCAGCGAAACGCTGCAGGCCTCGGCGCTGATTGGCGCTGACGGGATCTGGTCGGATGTCCGGCGGCTGCTGGGCGATGCGGGCCAGCCCGCCTTCACTGGCCATGAGGCGTGGCGGACGCTGATTCCGGCTGACGCCGCAGCCGAGTTCGCGCACATGCCTGCGGTCAACCTCTGGCTTGGGCGGCAAGGCCATGCCGTGCATTATCCGGTCGCGGCCGGGCGCTTCATCAACCTCGTGCTGATCCGGAAGGGCGGGCCGGCGCGCGAGGGCTGGACGCGGGAGGGCGACCGTTCGGAGGTTCAGGCGATGCTGGCGGGCGCCGCGAAGCCGCTCAAGGCGCTGGGCGCCGCAGCCGAGGGCTGGCAGGTCTGGTCGCTTTTTGACCGCCCTGCCGCCGCCATGGCGAAAGGCCGCGCTGCGCTGATCGGGGATGCGGCGCACCCTGTGCTGCCGTTCCTGGCGCAGGGCGCAGCCCTTGCCATCGAGGATGCAGGGCTGCTGGCAGCGCTGCTGGCGCCGGCCCTGGCCGCCGCTCAGGAAGGGGCGATCGAGGCGGCGCTGGGCCGCTTCGCCACGCTGCGGCGACAGCGCGCCGCCCGGGTCCAGGAGACGGCGCGGAGCAATGGCCGCATTTATCACGCAGGCTTTCCCCTCGCCGTGGCGCGCGATCTGGTGCTGCGGCGCCTCGGCGATGAGGGCATGCGCAAGCGCTATGGCTGGCTCTATGGCTGGCGGATGGACGCATCCTGA
- a CDS encoding zinc-finger domain-containing protein, whose product MAEKGVPHFHNEAGVPTVRVGSREFMCIGAKPPFDHPHVFLDMGSDSEIICPYCSTLYRFDAAIAAGHGEPASCEWAGDGIRAA is encoded by the coding sequence ATGGCCGAGAAGGGCGTTCCCCATTTCCATAATGAAGCCGGCGTGCCGACAGTCCGGGTGGGCTCGCGCGAGTTCATGTGCATCGGCGCCAAGCCGCCCTTCGATCATCCGCATGTCTTCCTCGACATGGGCTCGGACAGCGAGATCATCTGCCCCTACTGCTCGACGCTGTATCGTTTCGACGCCGCCATCGCGGCGGGGCACGGCGAGCCTGCCTCCTGCGAATGGGCCGGCGACGGCATCCGCGCAGCCTGA
- the radC gene encoding DNA repair protein RadC: MSAETPSEPHYIGHRDRLRERFAAAGGEAMADYELLELVLFRSIPRRDVKPIAKEMIRRFGSFAEVLAAPVHLLCEVQGVGEATANDLRIVAAAGQRLARGQVTKRPLLSSWSSVLDYCRTAMAFAAREQFRILFLDKKNALIADEVQQVGTVDHTPVYPREIVRRALELSATAIILVHNHPSGDPMPSQADITMTRQIVDVAKPMGIIVHDHIIVGRDGHASFKGLRLL, encoded by the coding sequence ATGTCGGCTGAAACGCCTTCCGAGCCCCATTACATCGGCCACCGCGACCGGCTGCGCGAGCGGTTCGCGGCAGCGGGCGGCGAGGCCATGGCCGATTACGAACTGCTGGAGCTGGTGCTGTTCCGCTCCATTCCCCGCCGCGATGTCAAGCCGATCGCCAAAGAGATGATTCGCCGCTTCGGTTCCTTCGCCGAGGTGCTGGCCGCCCCGGTGCATCTGCTGTGCGAGGTGCAGGGGGTGGGTGAGGCGACGGCCAATGACCTCAGGATCGTCGCCGCAGCAGGGCAGAGGCTGGCGCGGGGACAGGTCACGAAGCGGCCGTTGCTGTCGAGCTGGTCGTCCGTGCTCGACTATTGCCGCACCGCCATGGCCTTCGCGGCGCGCGAGCAGTTCCGCATCCTCTTTCTCGACAAGAAGAATGCGCTGATCGCCGACGAGGTGCAGCAGGTCGGCACGGTCGACCACACCCCGGTCTATCCCCGCGAGATCGTGCGGCGGGCGCTGGAGTTGTCGGCGACGGCCATCATCCTTGTGCACAACCACCCCTCCGGCGACCCCATGCCAAGCCAGGCCGACATCACGATGACACGGCAGATCGTGGACGTGGCCAAGCCCATGGGCATCATCGTGCACGACCACATCATCGTGGGCAGAGACGGGCATGCCAGCTTCAAGGGGCTGCGGCTGCTCTGA
- the map gene encoding type I methionyl aminopeptidase — protein MSSTDATLARRRTNEIKQHGPEAFAAMRVAGRLVAEGLDMIAAHVRPGVTTVRLDRLLFEFAMDHGAYPATLNYRGYRHSSCTSINHVVCHGMPEDKPLREGDIINIDYTLIVAGWHGDASRMYGVGQLARKAERLCEITYESLRRGIAAVRPGGHMGDIGHAIQSYAEGERCSVVRDFCGHGLGQLFHDAPNILHYGVRGEGPRMEPGMLFTIEPMINLGKAHVKVLGDGWTAVTRDRSLSAQFEHTVGVTDNGVEVFTLSPAGLDYPIARSS, from the coding sequence ATGTCCAGCACTGACGCTACCCTCGCGCGCCGGCGCACCAACGAGATCAAGCAGCACGGACCCGAGGCCTTTGCGGCGATGCGGGTGGCTGGCCGGCTGGTCGCGGAAGGGCTCGACATGATCGCCGCCCATGTGCGGCCGGGCGTGACAACGGTCCGCCTCGACAGGCTGCTCTTCGAATTCGCCATGGATCATGGCGCCTACCCGGCCACGCTCAACTATCGCGGCTACCGCCATTCGAGCTGCACCTCGATCAACCATGTCGTCTGCCATGGCATGCCCGAGGACAAGCCGCTGCGCGAGGGCGACATCATCAACATCGACTACACGCTCATCGTGGCGGGCTGGCATGGCGACGCCAGCCGGATGTATGGCGTCGGCCAGCTTGCGCGCAAGGCCGAGCGGCTCTGCGAGATCACCTATGAGAGCCTGCGGCGCGGCATCGCTGCGGTGCGCCCGGGCGGCCACATGGGGGATATCGGCCACGCCATCCAGAGTTATGCGGAGGGCGAGCGGTGCTCGGTGGTGCGAGATTTCTGCGGGCACGGACTAGGCCAGCTCTTTCATGACGCGCCCAACATCCTTCACTATGGCGTGCGCGGCGAAGGCCCGCGCATGGAGCCGGGCATGCTGTTCACGATCGAGCCGATGATCAACCTTGGCAAGGCGCATGTGAAGGTGCTTGGCGACGGCTGGACGGCCGTGACGCGCGACCGGTCGCTCTCCGCCCAGTTCGAGCACACCGTCGGTGTGACGGACAACGGCGTCGAGGTGTTCACGCTCTCGCCGGCCGGGCTTGACTACCCCATCGCTCGGTCATCCTAG
- a CDS encoding FkbM family methyltransferase: MPNQPQTETPPFGAFEPRGFVAWAIERTRASSRSWASRRMAFLLRRLAIRSLSGAPVDTTTLGARMRIQPQSNVCEKRVLFMPQFFDTDELAILSAHITEGYRFIDIGANVGAYSLFVAARAGNAARILAVEPQPQVFARLAFNIALNPFGTVKAVACAVADKAGELTLFLDARNEGESSMRMLRSTGAGSVKVPAVPLADLLRSEGFEQVDGMKIDVEGAEDLILEPFLSAANSALWPRLLIIEDSTSKWNVDLRPLLERAGYRLVRQTRLNFVFELSAGA, translated from the coding sequence ATGCCGAACCAACCGCAGACCGAGACGCCGCCCTTCGGCGCATTTGAACCACGCGGCTTCGTGGCCTGGGCGATCGAGCGGACCCGCGCCAGCTCAAGGTCCTGGGCCAGCCGCCGCATGGCCTTCCTGTTGCGCCGCCTCGCCATCCGCTCGCTCAGCGGCGCGCCGGTGGACACAACGACGCTCGGCGCGCGCATGCGCATCCAGCCGCAGAGCAATGTCTGCGAGAAGCGGGTGCTGTTCATGCCGCAATTCTTCGACACCGATGAACTGGCGATCCTCAGCGCCCACATCACCGAAGGCTACCGCTTCATCGACATCGGCGCGAATGTCGGTGCCTATTCCCTGTTCGTGGCTGCCCGGGCCGGCAATGCGGCGCGCATCCTTGCGGTGGAGCCGCAGCCGCAGGTCTTCGCACGGCTCGCCTTCAACATCGCGCTCAATCCCTTCGGCACCGTCAAGGCCGTGGCCTGCGCCGTGGCGGACAAGGCTGGCGAGCTCACCCTGTTTCTCGATGCCCGCAACGAGGGCGAGTCGAGCATGCGGATGCTGCGCTCCACCGGGGCCGGCTCGGTCAAGGTTCCGGCCGTGCCGCTGGCGGACCTGCTGCGCTCCGAGGGCTTCGAGCAAGTCGATGGCATGAAGATCGACGTCGAGGGCGCCGAGGATCTGATCCTCGAGCCCTTTCTCTCTGCGGCGAACAGCGCTCTGTGGCCGCGCCTGCTCATCATCGAGGATTCCACCTCCAAATGGAATGTCGACCTGAGGCCCCTGCTCGAGCGCGCCGGTTATCGCCTTGTCCGGCAGACCCGGCTCAACTTCGTCTTCGAACTGTCAGCCGGCGCCTGA
- a CDS encoding competence/damage-inducible protein A, whose amino-acid sequence MPPTIITAALLIIGDEILSGRTKDRNIGYIAEYMTNIGIDLREVRVVPDEEAGIVAALNALRHRYSYVFTTGGIGPTHDDITADCVAKAFGLPIDVDPRAVAVMRERFKPEELNEARLRMARMPEGAELVHNSYNKVPGFRIGNVIVMAGVPVIMQAMLDAVAPTLQTGVKLLSESVRADMKEGDLGEPLRAVAKAHPDAMIGSYPFWDENGQPNTNLIVRSRDPAALAAGMEAVRAMLAGLHAR is encoded by the coding sequence ATGCCCCCCACCATCATCACCGCGGCCCTGCTCATCATCGGCGACGAGATCCTGTCAGGCCGCACCAAGGACAGGAACATCGGCTACATCGCCGAATACATGACCAATATCGGCATCGACCTGCGCGAGGTGCGCGTGGTGCCCGACGAGGAAGCCGGGATCGTGGCGGCGCTCAACGCCTTGCGGCACCGGTACAGCTACGTCTTCACCACGGGCGGCATCGGCCCCACCCATGACGACATCACGGCCGACTGCGTGGCCAAGGCCTTTGGACTGCCCATCGACGTGGATCCGCGCGCCGTGGCGGTGATGCGCGAGCGCTTCAAGCCAGAGGAGCTGAACGAGGCGCGTCTTCGTATGGCGCGCATGCCCGAGGGCGCCGAACTGGTCCACAACAGCTACAACAAGGTGCCGGGTTTCCGCATTGGCAATGTCATCGTCATGGCGGGCGTCCCGGTCATCATGCAGGCCATGCTTGATGCCGTCGCGCCCACGCTCCAGACCGGCGTGAAGCTTCTTTCGGAAAGCGTCCGCGCCGACATGAAGGAGGGCGATCTTGGCGAGCCGCTGCGCGCCGTCGCCAAGGCGCATCCCGATGCCATGATCGGCTCCTATCCCTTCTGGGACGAGAACGGCCAGCCCAACACCAACCTGATCGTGCGCTCGCGCGATCCAGCGGCGCTGGCGGCTGGAATGGAGGCCGTCAGGGCCATGCTCGCCGGATTGCACGCGCGCTGA
- a CDS encoding FAD-dependent oxidoreductase, with product MPRRLFAAQSDVLIVGAGAAGLSAARECAALGLSFTIVEARDRIGGRAFTDNSLGAPFDAGAEIVHFAHANPWVEIAASLGVELDTSGGRLGGWQVFDRGRPLGVLDRSRRWQVFRAMEARLEAVQAAGRDMSLAEAVAEFEPEARAIARSGLLLVLGEDGARISVLDNQRLWTGPDYVTRHGYGALVAAYGAGLPVSLSTPVTRIAWGDGGIEAQTPAGLLRAHAAIVTAPVGVLAAGGISFTPDLPGSHRDALGGIGMGALTKIALRLGPGRFGLSDSTTLMEAGKPEAMTMIEMFPSGRPLAIAICGGDFARDLASGGEAAAVAEITGMIGAMLGAQARAAVTGGRLHSWWADPLSRGAYSVCRPGASAARSALAAPIADRLWFAGEATSEGGSMTVGGATLSARRAVRACASLLRPR from the coding sequence ATGCCGCGCCGCCTCTTCGCGGCGCAAAGCGACGTGCTGATCGTCGGAGCGGGCGCAGCCGGCCTCAGCGCCGCACGCGAATGCGCCGCCCTGGGCCTCAGCTTCACGATCGTCGAGGCTCGCGACCGCATCGGCGGACGCGCCTTCACCGACAACAGCCTCGGCGCGCCCTTCGATGCCGGAGCGGAGATCGTCCATTTCGCCCATGCCAACCCCTGGGTCGAGATCGCCGCAAGCCTTGGCGTCGAACTCGACACCTCGGGCGGACGCTTGGGCGGCTGGCAGGTCTTCGATCGCGGCCGGCCGCTCGGCGTCCTCGATCGCAGCCGGCGCTGGCAGGTCTTCCGCGCCATGGAAGCGCGGCTGGAAGCGGTGCAGGCGGCCGGACGCGACATGTCCCTGGCTGAGGCGGTGGCCGAGTTCGAGCCCGAGGCGCGCGCCATCGCCCGCTCCGGCCTGCTGCTCGTGCTGGGGGAGGATGGCGCGCGCATCTCCGTGCTCGACAACCAGCGGCTCTGGACCGGCCCCGATTACGTCACGCGCCATGGCTATGGCGCGCTGGTGGCCGCCTATGGCGCCGGCCTGCCCGTATCCTTGTCGACCCCGGTGACGCGCATCGCCTGGGGCGATGGCGGCATCGAGGCGCAGACCCCGGCCGGACTCTTGCGGGCCCACGCGGCCATCGTCACCGCTCCGGTCGGCGTGCTGGCGGCCGGCGGCATCAGCTTCACCCCGGACCTTCCCGGCAGCCATCGCGACGCTCTGGGCGGCATCGGCATGGGCGCGCTGACCAAGATCGCGCTGCGCCTGGGCCCCGGGCGCTTCGGCCTCTCCGATTCGACCACGCTGATGGAGGCCGGCAAGCCCGAGGCGATGACCATGATCGAGATGTTCCCGTCAGGCCGTCCCCTCGCGATCGCGATCTGCGGGGGCGATTTCGCGCGTGATCTGGCGTCGGGCGGAGAAGCCGCGGCGGTCGCGGAGATAACCGGCATGATCGGCGCGATGCTTGGCGCGCAAGCCAGAGCGGCGGTCACGGGCGGCCGCCTGCATTCCTGGTGGGCGGATCCGCTGTCGCGCGGGGCGTATTCGGTATGCCGCCCCGGCGCAAGCGCGGCGCGGTCCGCTCTCGCCGCCCCCATCGCCGACAGGCTCTGGTTCGCAGGCGAAGCCACGTCTGAGGGCGGCTCGATGACTGTGGGCGGCGCCACCTTGTCGGCGCGGAGGGCCGTGCGCGCCTGCGCAAGCCTGCTGAGGCCGCGCTGA
- a CDS encoding helix-turn-helix transcriptional regulator, which yields MHDRKGIIRHFRVRDVAEKALSAGWIDWASLQHGIGPSLVSMDMRLGGTGQAGVSLDMMDLDGIYLNWSSATTVSMVRHDRHLGDGNDITLTIPFSGSMRASQCGANAALGNGHAVILRAALPNDVDVAQRCNFVGVKLAEALLEERDTVLLRRLRAQAGPGLLATESPAFKLLRSYIFGLRTIPDGLSTSEAHLASRQVIELFELCLAYPLAGRLPAAVRLDYDSIRKAVRALMERHYQDATITEVDVAGWIGIEPSVIETSFAETNSSFDVELLKIRLGHIGRSLRDPASRQRRIGEVALEHGVDDSRALMLAFERFFGTDPETYRRTRMG from the coding sequence ATGCATGACAGGAAAGGCATCATCCGGCATTTCCGCGTTAGGGACGTGGCCGAGAAAGCCTTGTCGGCCGGGTGGATCGACTGGGCCAGCCTGCAACATGGCATCGGCCCGTCCCTCGTCAGCATGGACATGCGCCTGGGAGGGACGGGGCAGGCCGGGGTGTCGCTCGACATGATGGACCTCGACGGCATTTACCTCAACTGGAGCTCGGCCACCACCGTCAGCATGGTGCGCCATGACCGCCACCTGGGCGACGGCAACGACATCACGCTCACGATCCCGTTCTCCGGCTCGATGAGGGCCAGCCAGTGCGGCGCCAACGCCGCGTTAGGCAACGGACATGCGGTCATCCTCCGGGCTGCCCTTCCCAATGACGTGGACGTGGCGCAGCGGTGCAATTTCGTGGGGGTCAAGCTGGCCGAAGCGCTGCTCGAGGAGAGGGACACAGTGCTGCTGCGTCGGCTCCGGGCCCAGGCCGGCCCTGGCCTGCTCGCAACCGAGAGCCCGGCCTTCAAGCTGCTCCGCAGCTACATCTTCGGCCTGCGCACCATTCCTGACGGGCTTTCGACATCCGAGGCGCATCTCGCCTCGCGGCAGGTCATCGAGTTGTTCGAGCTGTGCCTGGCCTATCCGCTCGCGGGCAGGCTGCCGGCTGCCGTGCGCCTCGACTACGACAGCATCCGCAAGGCGGTGCGCGCGCTGATGGAGCGCCACTACCAGGACGCGACGATCACCGAGGTCGATGTAGCCGGATGGATCGGGATCGAGCCGAGCGTGATCGAGACCAGCTTCGCCGAAACGAACAGCTCCTTCGACGTGGAGTTGCTCAAGATCAGGCTTGGCCATATCGGCCGCTCGCTGCGCGATCCGGCCTCGCGCCAGCGACGCATCGGAGAAGTGGCGCTCGAGCATGGGGTGGACGACAGCCGGGCGCTGATGCTCGCCTTCGAGCGCTTCTTCGGAACCGATCCGGAAACCTACCGCCGCACCCGGATGGGCTGA